The following are from one region of the Microbispora sp. ZYX-F-249 genome:
- a CDS encoding bifunctional FO biosynthesis protein CofGH, which translates to MTAKRPPNVSSDSGTRRALARARDGKTLDLAEAATLLRARGDDLDALLAHASRVRDAGLEAVGRPGVITYSRKVFIPLTRLCRDRCGYCTFATAPHKLPSAFLSPDEVLEIARQGAAMGCKEALFTLGDRPEDRWHQAREWLDAHGYDDTLSYVRAMAIRVLEETGLLPHLNPGVLSWKDLQRLKPVAPSMGMMLETTSRRLFTEKGEAHYGSPDKDPDVRLRVLEDAGRSSVPFTTGLLIGIGETVEERAESIFAIRRVAREYGGVQEVIVQNFRAKPDTAMRGMPDADLHELAATIAVTRLVLGPKVRVQAPPNLIGEEYALMLRAGIDDWGGVSPLTPDHVNPERPWPQIDDLAARTAAAGFTLRERLTIYPEYVLAGEPWLDPRLREHVAALADPATGLAREDAVLLGRPWQEPDGGLVTGGRADLHTAVDTEGRTGDRRDDFDSVYGDWDALRERLPSGGRDGSVRADVREALRQAEADPARLTDEQALTLLDLAGDQSGAGADDAGLDELCRIADGLRREAVGDDVTYVVNRNINFTNVCYTGCRFCAFAQRRTDADAFTLSLSEVADRAQEAWEAGATEVCMQGGIHPDLPGTAYFDIARAVKERCPEMHVHAFSPMEVVNGASRTNLSVEEWLHAAREAGVDSLPGTAAEILDDDVRWVLTKGKLPAREWIEVITTAHRVGIPTTSTMMYGHVDTREHWVRHIRLIRSIQEETGGFSEFVLLPFVHHSAPIYLAGIARPGPTARENRAVHALARIMLHGAIRNIQCSWVKLRDDLCRDVLAGGVNDLGGTLMEETISRMAGSENGSYKTISEIAAMVAPTGRPLRQRTTSYGRPSEERAEAARRSDGVCRSVRGVRFLENPQFGRQPIG; encoded by the coding sequence TGCGGCTACTGCACGTTCGCCACCGCCCCGCACAAGCTGCCGAGCGCCTTCCTGTCCCCGGACGAGGTGCTGGAAATCGCCCGCCAGGGCGCCGCGATGGGCTGCAAGGAGGCGCTGTTCACGCTCGGCGACCGCCCCGAGGACCGGTGGCACCAGGCGCGCGAGTGGCTCGACGCCCACGGGTACGACGACACGTTGTCGTACGTCCGGGCGATGGCGATCCGGGTGCTGGAGGAGACGGGGCTGCTGCCGCACCTCAACCCCGGCGTGCTGAGCTGGAAGGACCTGCAGCGGCTCAAGCCCGTCGCGCCGTCGATGGGCATGATGCTGGAGACCACCTCGCGCCGGCTGTTCACCGAGAAGGGCGAGGCCCACTACGGCTCCCCGGACAAGGACCCGGACGTCCGGCTGCGCGTGCTGGAGGACGCGGGCCGCTCCAGCGTGCCGTTCACGACGGGCCTGTTGATCGGCATCGGCGAGACGGTCGAGGAGCGCGCCGAGTCGATCTTCGCGATCCGCCGGGTCGCCAGGGAGTACGGCGGCGTCCAGGAGGTCATCGTCCAGAACTTCCGCGCCAAGCCGGACACGGCCATGCGCGGCATGCCCGACGCCGACCTGCACGAGCTGGCCGCGACGATCGCGGTGACACGGCTCGTGCTCGGACCGAAGGTCCGCGTGCAGGCGCCGCCCAACCTGATCGGCGAGGAGTACGCGCTGATGCTGCGGGCGGGCATCGACGACTGGGGCGGGGTCTCCCCGCTCACGCCCGACCACGTCAACCCCGAGCGGCCGTGGCCGCAGATCGACGACCTCGCCGCGCGGACCGCCGCCGCCGGGTTCACGCTGCGCGAGCGGCTCACGATCTATCCCGAGTACGTGCTCGCGGGGGAGCCGTGGCTCGACCCCCGGCTGCGGGAGCACGTCGCGGCGCTGGCCGACCCCGCCACCGGGCTCGCGCGGGAGGACGCGGTGCTCCTCGGCCGTCCCTGGCAGGAGCCCGACGGCGGTCTCGTCACCGGGGGACGGGCCGACCTGCACACCGCCGTCGACACCGAGGGCCGCACGGGCGACCGCCGCGACGACTTCGACAGCGTGTACGGCGACTGGGACGCCCTGCGCGAGCGCCTGCCCAGCGGCGGGCGAGACGGGTCCGTCAGGGCGGACGTCCGGGAGGCGCTGCGGCAGGCCGAGGCGGACCCGGCGCGGCTGACCGACGAGCAGGCGCTGACGCTGCTCGACCTCGCCGGGGACCAGTCGGGGGCGGGCGCCGACGACGCCGGTCTGGACGAGCTGTGCCGGATCGCCGACGGGCTGCGCCGCGAGGCGGTGGGCGACGACGTCACCTACGTCGTCAACCGGAACATCAACTTCACCAACGTCTGCTACACCGGCTGCCGCTTCTGCGCGTTCGCCCAGCGGCGCACCGACGCCGACGCCTTCACGCTGTCGCTGAGCGAGGTGGCCGACCGGGCGCAGGAGGCGTGGGAGGCCGGCGCGACCGAGGTGTGCATGCAGGGCGGCATTCATCCCGACCTGCCCGGCACGGCCTACTTCGACATCGCCCGCGCGGTCAAGGAACGCTGCCCCGAGATGCACGTGCACGCGTTCTCGCCGATGGAGGTCGTCAACGGCGCCAGCCGTACGAACCTGTCGGTGGAGGAGTGGCTGCACGCGGCGCGGGAGGCTGGGGTCGACTCGCTGCCCGGCACGGCCGCCGAGATCCTCGACGACGACGTCCGGTGGGTGCTGACCAAGGGCAAGCTGCCCGCCCGGGAGTGGATCGAGGTCATCACCACGGCCCACCGGGTCGGCATCCCGACGACCTCGACCATGATGTACGGCCACGTCGACACCCGCGAGCACTGGGTGCGTCACATCCGGCTGATCCGGTCGATCCAGGAGGAGACGGGCGGGTTCAGCGAGTTCGTGCTGCTGCCGTTCGTGCACCACAGCGCCCCGATCTACCTGGCGGGAATCGCCCGGCCGGGGCCGACCGCGCGGGAGAACCGGGCCGTCCACGCGCTGGCGCGGATCATGCTGCACGGCGCGATCCGCAACATCCAGTGCTCCTGGGTCAAGCTCCGCGACGACCTGTGCCGGGACGTGCTCGCCGGAGGCGTGAACGACCTCGGCGGCACGCTCATGGAGGAGACGATCAGCAGGATGGCCGGCTCCGAGAACGGGTCCTACAAGACGATCAGCGAGATCGCGGCCATGGTCGCGCCGACCGGTCGCCCGCTGCGGCAGCGCACCACGTCGTACGGCCGGCCGAGCGAGGAGCGCGCCGAGGCGGCCCGGCGCAGTGACGGCGTGTGCCGGTCCGTCCGCGGGGTGCGGTTCCTGGAGAATCCGCAGTTCGGGCGGCAGCCGATCGGGTAG
- a CDS encoding carboxypeptidase-like regulatory domain-containing protein gives MERRLVLGVLVMTVLGGCGLLEEGVRSGSVREGRGEDSREAEPGEVERGVLKGRVADERGRPIEGAEVVADNQLLYDSNEVARTGGDGRYRVATNIGATFHASATITRRYNGREYSLSLAPDDDAPFAGPSGAIRNFTWKLTGAKPDGLGFYGGKVLFRVDLNDQLDTGAFLEDEKVRLTLVPDGPLIDGSEGSRIVRTATRNGDGSGLEDVPIGRYRITADYEGRPLAVKLRGAGDYAQEVVADFTPVMTGVYWIELELGLPKG, from the coding sequence ATGGAGAGACGGCTGGTGCTCGGTGTCCTGGTGATGACGGTCCTCGGCGGGTGCGGGCTTCTGGAAGAGGGCGTGAGGAGCGGCTCGGTGCGCGAGGGGCGGGGCGAGGATTCCCGGGAGGCCGAGCCCGGGGAGGTCGAACGCGGCGTGCTCAAGGGACGGGTCGCCGACGAGCGGGGCCGCCCGATCGAGGGGGCCGAGGTCGTCGCCGACAACCAACTGCTCTACGACAGCAACGAGGTCGCGCGGACCGGCGGCGACGGCCGCTACCGCGTCGCCACGAACATCGGGGCGACCTTCCACGCGTCGGCGACGATCACCAGGCGGTACAACGGCAGGGAGTACTCGCTGAGCCTGGCGCCCGACGACGACGCGCCGTTCGCCGGGCCGAGCGGCGCGATCAGGAACTTCACCTGGAAACTCACGGGGGCGAAGCCCGACGGCCTCGGTTTCTACGGGGGCAAGGTGCTGTTCCGCGTCGACCTGAACGACCAGCTCGACACGGGCGCCTTCCTGGAGGACGAGAAGGTGCGGCTCACCCTCGTGCCGGACGGTCCGCTGATCGACGGCTCCGAGGGGAGCCGGATCGTGCGGACGGCCACCCGGAACGGGGACGGCTCGGGCCTGGAGGACGTGCCCATCGGCCGCTACCGGATCACGGCCGACTACGAGGGCCGCCCGCTCGCGGTGAAGCTCCGCGGCGCCGGTGACTACGCCCAGGAGGTCGTCGCCGACTTCACTCCCGTCATGACCGGCGTCTACTGGATCGAGCTGGAGCTCGGGCTTCCCAAGGGATGA